In the Brevundimonas sp. MF30-B genome, GCCGGCGGACCAGACGGTCTTCCAGGCCTTGGCCTCTTCGCCCATGTCCAGCTTGTGTTCGGGGAGGGATTTGGGATCCACGCCGTTCTGGATCAGCGACGGCGTCATGAAGTTGGCGGGGATGCCCGAGACGGCGGGCGTGTAGGTGATGTCCATGGAGCCTGCCTCGACCACCATCTGTTTGTAGGCCTCGGGCGCGCTGCTTTCTCCGGTGGCGATGAAGCGGGTGCCCATATAGGCGAAGTCGCAGCCCATCATGCGTGTCGCGGCCACGTCGCGCCCGGTGGACAGGCAGCCGGACAGAATCAGGGTTCCGTCAAAGAACGACCGCACCTCCTCCACAAGGGCGAAGGGGTTGACCACGCCGGCATGGCCGCCCGCCCCGTTGGCCACCATGATCAGCCCGTCGACGCCGGCCTCGGCGGCCTTTCTGGCGTGGCGCACGTTTGCGATGTCATGAAACACCACGCCGCCGTAGCCGTGGACCGCGTCCACCAGGTCCCGTACGGCGCCCAACGAGGTGATGATCAGTGGCACCTGCTCCTCGACCGAAACCTGCAGATCGGCCATCAGGCGCGGATTGGTCGGGTGGACGATGTGATTGACGCCGAACGCCGCCGCATCGGCGTTCCGACGCGCCTTGATGTCGTGCAGCCATTCCCGATAGCCCTCGGTCGTACGCTGGTTCAGCGACGGGAAGGTGCCTATGACGCCGGCGTTGCAGCACTCGACCACCAGGTCCGGGCCGGACACCAGGAACATGGGCGCGGCGATGACCGGCAGCTTGAGGCCGGCTTGCAGCGAGGCGGGAATGGCCACGGGCGTCTCCTGAAGAGCGTTTCGTTTGGCTACGCTTAGCGGGCTGTCGCTGGGTAAGGCAATCGGGCGAGTTCAGAGGGTGGGCGGAAAAACAGAGTCTGAATGGTGTGAATGGTGTGAAATCCGGCGCCGGGGCGAAGGCGCGTAGCCGGCTGCTCAAGTATGACATGGCCTCGAAGCATGCGCGGGAAATGAACCGCGCTACGATTCAAGGTCCTGATCTAAAAGACAATTAGACGCTGGAGCGTGACAGGTTGATCACGCTGTCGCGGGGATGAACGGGAGGCGAGGTGGCTGTAAAATGGCGGCGATGAAAACTCCGTGCTACGGCGCGGATCATGACCACCGACACCTCCGGCCTCTCACAACTCGGCCGCCAGATCGAAGCGCCTGTCAGCCCGGAGACGGCTGAGCTGGAGCGCGTGCCCAATCCGCATCCGGGGACGTTGTACGCCGCCCGCTTCACGGCGCCGGAGTTCACCAGTCTTTGCCCGGTGACCGGCCAGCCCGACTTCGCCCACTTGGTGATCGACTATGTCCCCGGCGACTGGCTGGTCGAATCCAAGAGCCT is a window encoding:
- a CDS encoding nitronate monooxygenase family protein, with protein sequence MAIPASLQAGLKLPVIAAPMFLVSGPDLVVECCNAGVIGTFPSLNQRTTEGYREWLHDIKARRNADAAAFGVNHIVHPTNPRLMADLQVSVEEQVPLIITSLGAVRDLVDAVHGYGGVVFHDIANVRHARKAAEAGVDGLIMVANGAGGHAGVVNPFALVEEVRSFFDGTLILSGCLSTGRDVAATRMMGCDFAYMGTRFIATGESSAPEAYKQMVVEAGSMDITYTPAVSGIPANFMTPSLIQNGVDPKSLPEHKLDMGEEAKAWKTVWSAGQGAGAVHDIPSTADLIARLRREYAQAAAAFETMSRFA
- the queF gene encoding preQ(1) synthase, which codes for MTTDTSGLSQLGRQIEAPVSPETAELERVPNPHPGTLYAARFTAPEFTSLCPVTGQPDFAHLVIDYVPGDWLVESKSLKLYLTSFRNHGAFHEDCTVAIGKRLADLLEPTWLRIGGYWYPRGGIPIDVFWQTGPAPAGLWLPDQGVPTYRGRG